One segment of Pyricularia oryzae 70-15 chromosome 3, whole genome shotgun sequence DNA contains the following:
- a CDS encoding canalicular multispecific organic anion transporter 1, with product MECPADADRVFGPAIQGCRSDFDFTLLFQDSVLGILPSSVLIILAAARLVFLARRHAVASLNWLYHSKIGFNILSFALQLTILVQRCRIQDLETSAAIPWATLGLAATCALFLLSAVEHRRSARPSSLIVAYLFIFVLTEATRARTYYLKRQTVAASITAANCCVKFVLLILEEQKKTLRSGSDGSRKKAASEDLAGPTNQTFFLWLNRLFLTGYRRAFTTTDLELISSPLYVKSIRAQFHGMTNGQTANGHSLFSSSTNTFALLAFTSLGSYALAPVIPRLAVTGFTFSQSFLVTALLDYLENGRDRPASHGYGLLGAYAFVYIGIAVSNSWYSRHTYKSVSIIRGGLIVSIFEKVLRLGEDSSIEAKATTLMISDVQRIVGGLVYIHEVWAGVLETALATYLLQRVMGVSSVAMLGLALSCGVGAYFVAGNMSLQQGKWLKAMEQRIDATKRLCDSLKAVKMRGAETRVSRVVNELRRLEIQAARPFRALITASVILSYSTMTLSPLLVFAAYIGVNGNDDNLDSATMFSSLVLIALLGSPLVHLFQAMPALGSAHGCFERILAFLKTPEKPLTIKNEPETMPESNRGTKDASIQRSEANETALSIRHASIGWSPDEPVLKDINLQIQKGSFVALVGKTGSGKSLLLKSAIGEGGHVSGSIDISLDKVAYCSQSPWLENISAEHTWTQFGESGDAKWLAGVIDACCLDDLTGLPDYRTGRIGSGGARLSGGQKQRLALARAIATRKDIVLLDDVFSALDRTTKHHIATRLLGPEGLLRRLGTTVLFATHDSSIANLADQVYEITVDGILTPVLVQKPADDEGTKHEDSDAKYTVTDASNDEKTSTAPDHGTNTVMTHKVENGGEATGTSVSDKKVYLRYARAMGFKNAATFLFLVMGCAVCFKIPDLWVQWWSTAIKQGTTYSSSYWIGILALLEVLPLLMLWLSLFHVLFFIVPRSASTMHDSLLRTVLLAPFGFISRVDTGSLMNRFNQDLMFVDTRLPIDLFNTSIDFFITIIQLILVVLVSKEALAILPVVFGALYLIQKVYLRSSKQLRLLDLDWKADLHTAFGETTAGLSVIRANGWLDPMRAKFAEKLDRSQEPFYLLYMVQRWLQLVLNLVVAGLAIAIAGVAIGLRDKVAAGAVGVALLNTTTLGETLTNFIMSWTSLETSLGAIARVCTFEQDTPREREEPSTTDLPDNRPGAGQISFENVWATYEDEGCGSNWGLSGITLAVQPGERVAVCGRTGSGKSTLLLALLGMLHTPAGSIRIDGVDTSTLPIDVLRRRFTVVSQDSFFEPTSTFRQELDPSGDMSDQIIEEVLRECRAWEIVDGSGGLGGKRADANLSAGEVQLLAIARLVLQWQSQPAGSGGIILLDEATSNLDRQTEVLVESIMAARLQHATVVSVMHRLEAVAAYDKVAVLDKGVLVDFGPVTDVMARCELFTG from the exons ATGGAATGTCCTGCCGACGCAGACCGCGTCTTTGGACCTGCCATCCAGGGTTGCCGTTCTGATTTCGACTTTACGCTTCTCTTTCAGGATTCGGTCCTAGGCATCCTGCCATCTTCGGTACTGATCATCTTGGCAGCAGCCAGACTTGTATTTTTGGCTCGCCGACACGCCGTTGCAAGCCTCAACTGGCTGTACCATTCCAAGATT GGCTTCAACATTCTGTCATTTGCACTGCAACTCACCATCTTGGTCCAAAGATGCCGCATCCAAGACCTGGAAACCAGCGCGGCCATCCCTTGGGCGACTCTCGGACTGGCCGCGACGTGTGCTCTATTTCTCCTCTCTGCAGTGGAGCACAGGAGATCAGCTCGGCCATCGTCCCTCATCGTTGCCTATTTGTTCATCTTTGTCTTGACGGAAGCCACCCGCGCAAGGACGTATTATCTCAAGAGGCAAACGGTGGCCGCTTCCATCACAGCTGCCAACTGCTGTGTAAAGTTTGTGCTCTTGATCCTGGAAGAGCAAAAGAAGACCCTCCGCTCCGGCTCAGATGGCTCCCGCAAAAAAGCAGCATCAGAGGACCTGGCGGGACCGACCAACCAGACCTTCTTCCTCTGGCTGAACAGGCTATTTTTGACTGGATACAGGCGCGCTTTCACCACCACGGATCTTGAACTGATCAGCAGCCCTTTGTATGTCAAAAGCATCCGTGCTCAGTTCCATGGAATGACCAACGGCCAAACCGCCAACGGACACTCCCTTTTTT CCTCTTCCACCAATACCTTCGCCCTGCTGGCCTTCACATCCCTAGGATCTTATGCGCTCGCTCCAGTGATCCCACGACTGGCGGTGACCGGCTTCACTTTTTCACAGTCGTTCCTCGTCACTGCCCTGCTGGACTATTTGGAGAATGGACGAGATAGGCCGGCCAGCCACGGCTACGGGCTTCTAGGCGCCTACGCTTTTGTTTACATTGGCATAGCT GTCTCAAACAGCTGGTACTCGCGCCATACCTATAAATCAGTGTCGATTATTCGTGGAGGCTTGATCGTGTCCATCTTCGAAAAGGTGCTGCGACTAGGCGAGGATAGTAGCATTGAAGCCAAGGCAACCACACTCATGATTTCGGACGTTCAGCGTATTGTTGGTGGTCTCGTCTACATTCACGAGGTTTGGGCAGGCGTGCTGGAAACCGCCTTGGCAACGTACCTCCTACAACGAGTAATGGGGGTCTCTTCCGTGGCTATGCTGGGTCTTGCCCTCT ctTGCGGCGTAGGCGCATATTTTGTCGCCGGCAACATGAGCCTCCAGCAGGGAAAATGGTTGAAGGCGATGGAGCAGCGCATCGATGCCACAAAACGGCTATGCGACTCCCTAAAAGCTGTCAAAATGCGCGGGGCGGAAACAAGAGTCAGCCGAGTGGTGAACGAGCTGAGGCGACTAGAGATACAAGCAGCACGCCCATTCCGTGCCCTGATAACCGCGTCCGTCATCTTGT CGTATAGCACCATGACACTCTCACCATTGCTCGTCTTTGCAGCTTACATTGGCGTCAACGGCAACGATGACAATCTCGACTCGGCCACAATGTTCTCTTCTCTTGTCCTCATCGCACTTCTTGGCTCTCCGTTGGTTCATTTGTTCCAAGCTATGCCGGCTCTCGGTTCCGCTCACGGTTGCTTCGAGCGTATTCTCGCCTTTCTCAAGACCCCAGAGAAGCCTCTTACCATTAAAAACGAGCCAGAAACAATGCCTGAAAGTAATAGAGGCACCAAAGATGCATCTATCCAGCGCTCAGAGGCCAATGAGACTGCGTTATCCATCCGCCATGCTTCGATCGGTTGGTCTCCCGACGAGCCTGTGCTCAAAGACATTAATCTGCAAATCCAAAAAGGTTCCTTTGTTGCTCTTGTCGGCAAGACCGGGTCAGGCAAGTCACTCTTGCTAAAGTCGGCCATCGGAGAGGGCGGCCACGTATCGGGCTCCATTGACATTTCCCTGGACAAGGTTGCGTACTGCAGCCAATCGCCCTGGCTGGAGAACATATCGGCAGAGCATACGTGGACCCAGTTTGGAGAGTCAGGAGACGCAAAATGGCTTGCAGGTGTCATCGACGCCTGTTGCTTGGACGACCTGACTGGCTTACCCGACTACAGAACAGGTCGGATTGGTAGCGGCGGCGCTCGCCTTAGCGGAGGTCAAAAGCAACGTTTG GCGCTTGCGAGAGCAATAGCTACTCGTAAGGACATTGTTCTATTGGACGATGTGTTTAGTGCATTGGATCGTACTACGAAACATCATATAGCCACACGGCTTCTCGGGCCCGAGGGGCTTTTGCGAAGGCTGGGAACGACAGTATTATTTGCAACTCACGACT CATCTATAGCAAATCTAGCCGACCAAGTGTACGAGATCACCGTCGACGGGATCCTCACGCCGGTCCTCGTGCAGAAGCCGGCCGATGATGAAGGGACGAAACATGAAGACTCTGACGCAAAATACACAGTCACGGACGCAAGCAACGATGAGAAGACGTCGACGGCACCAGATCATGGTACTAATACCGTTATGACGCACAAGGTCGAAAATGGAGGCGAGGCCACGGGGACTTCTGTCTCGGATAAAAAAGTCTACTTGAGATATGCACGTGCTATGGGCTTCAAAAATGCTGCAActttcttgttcttggtTATGGGATGCGCGGTATGCTTCAAAATACCAG ATCTCTGGGTCCAATGGTGGTCCACCGCAATTAAACAAGGCACCACGTACAGCAGCAGCTACTGGATAGGAATCCTCGCGCTGCTAGAGGTGCTCCCGCTTCTGATGCTGTGGCTCTCGCTCTT TCATGTATTGTTCTTCATAGTGCCCAGGTCGGCTTCTACCATGCACGACAGCCTTCTTCGGACAGTCCTCCTGGCGCCATTTGGATTCATCAGCCGCGTCGACACGGGCAGCCTCATGAACCGCTTCAACCAGGATCTGATGTTTGTGGACACTCGCCTCCCCATTGATCTCTTCAACACCTCGATCGACTTCTTCATAACCATTATCCAGTTGATACTGGTAGTCTTGGTCTCCAAAGAAGCGCTCGCCATACTTCCCGTCGTATTCGGCGCCCTGTATCTCATCCAGAAGGTCTACCTTCGATCGTCCAAGCAGCTGCGTCTGTTGGACCTCGACTGGAAGGCAGATCTGCACACCGCATTTGGCGAGACCACGGCTGGACTCTCCGTCATCCGCGCCAACGGCTGGCTGGACCCCATGCGAGCAAAGTTCGCCGAGAAGCTGGATCGCTCGCAGGAGCCGTTTTACCTGCTCTACATGGTGCAGAGGTGGCTCCAGCTTGTACTGAACCTCGTGGTGGCGGGGCTGGCCATTGCCATCGCCGGCGTCGCCATCGGGTTGCGAGATAAAGTCGCCGCCGGCGCTGTGGGCGTCGCGCTCCTAAACACCACCACCCTCGGCGAGACGCTGACCAACTTTATCATGTCCTGGACCTCACTCGAGACCTCGCTCGGAGCCATCGCCCGCGTCTGCACATTCGAGCAGGACACCCCGCGAGAACGTGAGGAGCCGTCGACTACAGATCTGCCAGACAATCGGCCCGGCGCCGGCCAGATCAGTTTCGAGAACGTCTGGGCCACCTATGAAGATGAGGGATGCGGCAGCAACTGGGGGCTCAGCGGCATCACCCTTGCCGTGCAGCCAGGCGAGCGGGTTGCCGTGTGCGGACGTACCGGCTCGGGCAAGTCGACGCTGCTGCTCGCTCTGCTGGGAATGCTCCACACGCCTGCTGGGAGCATCCGCATAGATGGCGTCGACACGTCCACCCTGCCGATTGACGTCCTGCGTCGTCGATTCACGGTCGTTTCCCAGGACAGCTTCTTCGAGCCGACGTCGACGTTCCGCCAAGAGCTCGACCCGAGCGGTGACATGTCGGATCAGATCATCGAGGAGGTGCTCCGGGAATGCCGCGCATGGGAGATTGTCGACGGCTCGGGCGGTCTGGGGGGTAAGCGGGCGGACGCAAACCTCTCGGCGGGCGAGGTCCAGCTCTTGGCCATTGCGAGACTCGTGCTGCAGTGGCAAAGCCAGCCGGCAGGGTCGGGCGgcatcatcctcctcgaTGAGGCGACCAGCAA CCTGGATCGGCAGACCGAAGTCCTTGTGGAATCGATCATGGCCGCGAGGCTGCAGCACGCGACTGTCGTCTCCGTCATGCATCGACTGGAAGCGGTGGCTGCGTACGACAAGGTTGCCGTTTTGGACAAGGGCGTCCTGGTGGACTTTGGGCCCGTTACGGATGTCATGGCCAGATGCGAACTTTTTACCGGATGA
- a CDS encoding GTP cyclohydrolase I gives MRRDTHNFGQARSHDDSLDLVFWQAVSSSIPAPQPDSSRVADEEAPSLSKVSIAAAAREIICAVGEDPAREGLAETPNRYAEALQFFTQGYSKNIHEVSNDAIFSIDSRELVIMHIGYVPNGRVLGLSKLPRIAEVYARRLQIQERLTKQVGEAINEVLSPLGVAVVLECTHMCMVMRGVQKTGTVTLTQSMTGLLKDDLNEQNKFYTLLSHGQRG, from the exons ATGAGACGAGATACGCACAATTTTGGTCAGGCCCGCAGCCATGACGATTCCCTAGACTTAGTTTTCTGGCAAGCAGTCTCTTCCTCGATACCGGCTCCACAGCCAGATTCGAGCAGAGTAGCGGACGAAGAAGCGCCCTCCCTCTCCAAGGTCAGCATagcagccgccgcccgcgAGATCATCTGCGCAGTCGGCGAGGACCCGGCTCGCGAGGGTCTTGCAGAGACGCCAAACAGATACGCCGAGGCGCTTCAGTTCTTCACTCAGGGCTACTCCAAGAACATCCACGAGGTGTCCAATGATGCGATATTCAGTATAGACTCGAGGGAACTCGTCATC ATGCACATTGGATACGTTCCCAACGGCCGCGTGCTAGGTTTGTCCAAGCTGCCCCGGATCGCCGAGGTCTATGCGCGCAGACTCCAGATCCAGGAGCGTCTGACAAAGCAGGTCGGGGAGGCCATCAACGAGGTCCTCAGTCCCCTGGGCGTCGCCGTCGTCCTCGAGTGCACCCACATGTGCATGGTGATGAGGGGCGTGCAGAAGACGGGGACGGTGACTCTGACGCAGAGCATGACTGGCTTACTGAAGGATGATCTGAACGAACAGAACAAGTTCTATACCCTGCTTTCTCATGGACAGCGTGGTTAG